The following nucleotide sequence is from Drosophila kikkawai strain 14028-0561.14 chromosome 2L, DkikHiC1v2, whole genome shotgun sequence.
AGAGCATGGAGCATATGTTGCACCTCCGAAACCAAAGTTACTGAATGAAGAACAACTAGTTGAAGAAAAAAGCCTGATAGAGAAACCAGCAAATAGAGAATTAACTGGAAACCAAACGGAGGAAGCTATAGTGGAAATAGGGTCGCAGGAAGACTGGTTtccagctaataatgaatcgCCTGACACTTATATTGTGAAAACGGACGCATCTGAAAACGATAAGAAAGTGGTTTGGTGCCAGGCTGCCTGGGAGAAGTTCCTGGTAGGTTAATAGGTTTTgaatatttacttataataACCAATGTGATTTTCAGATTGATTACACcccaaaatatgaaaacgatGTCGAAACTGAGAAACGTCGGAGCATCTTCTGTGACAACTGGCAAAGGATTCAGGAGCACAATGCCCAATACGAATTAGGAAAGGTTTCCTACAAGGAGAGTACAAATGGGTGGTCTGACTGGACTTCTGAAGAGCTTAAGAGTCAAAATCCAGATATCCTTCCGGCTAATTTAAAACCATCGGAAAACAAAACGGAGGAAACTTTAGTGGAAGTTGGGTCGCAGCAGGTTTGGTTTCCACCGAATATGGAAGAACCCGGATTATATATTGCAGAAACGACCTTGGAACCTGAAGCATTAGATATAGAATTCTCCGACGAAGTTCGTCAGATTGAAGATTTAGAAGAACCAGTTAATACGAAATTACCTGGAACATTTCCTGCTAAACCACCAAAGAAATCGAATTCTTCGAATGAAGAAGTTCTCATAGAATAGcagtaaaaaacaaaaattaatcagAGAGGTAACAGACTTCTTTTCAAACTGATGTAGTGTATAAAGTATAAGGAATTGTAAAGTAAACGAAGGGACCCAATAAAAATACTTGACTGTTagttggtttttaaaaatatgtatttatattaatctGAGGGTTTTCTGCTTAAGGATCTTGTTTGAGGAGTTCTTCTGTTACAATAGTGTTCGCAAATGCTAATTTCGCATTCTTTCACTGGCGGCGTTTTTGTAATCTCGACCTTAAGTTTTTGAAAtgagtaaatttaaatttttggtttctttgtCTATCATTGTAACGCACACGAATTCTACatgattaatttatatttgtatatttgctCTGAGATACCTGTCCGCTTGTGGCTTTCAGCAGGGGTCTTCGTATGACATATACAATccgtaatatatataatatatatgtatatatagtatttaatttaacaaatacATTTGTAGGTTATCGCAAGTTGCTGCACTAAGTGAACATTTATGTAATCAATATGTTTACATTCATTGATATTTGAGTGTATTCCAAGGAGCGATCGCACCCAGCCTCTCCAGCGGATGGGACAACCCCTGCAATGCGTAATGGGTATTGTACACACAAGCATATATTTCCATTTCTTcggcattattattattatttactataCAAATCTCTGGTTGGGAGTTGGGGCAACAATGGGCCTTTAGCAAGCCTTAGACACATTTAAGCGAATCCGTAATGCCTGCGGTAATCTAGTTTGAAAACACCTGAATACTGTGGTTACAGGTTAGGTTCCTTACTGTGTACTGTGATGATTactgtttacaatttacaaattgtttGGCGTTTATTGTTGTCCTTCTAATCAAGCTCCGGCCCTGGCCGCAGGACTCGTATGTGTTGGGCTGTCCAGATTCGGTTTATTGGATATGTAGCTTGAGCAGTGGGCACGAGTGTTTCGGAATAGCGTTCTGTTTCTGACCAaattgctgatgctgctgcgtTTGTGTGTAaatttatctaaaaaatctcGTCTGCGTGGATTCCCTCGGTTGCTAGCTATAGCTGATCGAGGCGACCAGGGCCTGGCACGAAccgaaattatatataataagtaCGTACATGTAAACACTAAATAACTAACAACGTTAAAAGCATATATCATGTCAAATATCGAGTAGGCAATACACAAAACTATTCCTCAACTGGTAGCctgtatatgtatacatatggGATACATAACTAGTtgtatatctgtatatatatatatatatattgcaacAAATTTCCACTACAAAAAACTGCACACACTCAACTTAGGGGGCTAGCTTACGAGTTATATATTCATACTATTCCGACAAATCCTTATATATCCTCTGGTAGCTAAAGCAAGTGCGTGGCATTGTATCTGCAACTGCTTGACTTTGTATTTGTATCTTGTATGCTTTCCTCTTTTTAACCAACTGCTTTATTGTTTCTGTTACTTTGTTACTTTTGTTATATGTTCAACATCGGTGTATATGGTAAAGCCAACTGGTGTGTTTGCTGTTTAGTCGTGTAAAACGTTTGCCATTTGCACTACAAAATCGAAGTAAGTGTTCTGTGGACAACGGAGGAGCAAGTGGGGGAAAATCCTTAGTAGGTGGGCTGCTGGTACTCCATGccggactgctgctgctgctccataCCTCCTacagaatttatatatattagcagttatattatttgtaggtAAATAAGGGTATGTAAGGGGGAATGTAAAGAGTCCTATATTTACCCTGCTGCGGCTGACCAAAGGGCGAGGCGCTGTATTGATCATTGTCATTGTCCATGGAGTAGCCGTAGGCCTGCTGGTGCACTACGTTGGCCGGGTCCGTTTCGAAGGCCGAGGTGAACTCATCGCCGGCGCCAATCAGGAACCGCTTGTAGGCCATCAGAGCGCATAGGGCCTAAGAATAAAGAATTAATAGAAAACTACATTAACATTCAGCAATTGACAGGAGATGATGGCTACGAACCCAGGTGACTATCGAGAAGAGACAGAACCAGATGGCGGTCTTCATGCTGCCAGCTCCGATGCCCAGAGGCGGCGGGGGCGACGAGCTCCACTGGGACCATAAATACAGGAAGGCCACAAAGTACATGAAGGTCCAGAAGGCTGCAATAAGAGAACCTTGCCATCAGATGTCCTAGTTAAGGATATTGGACGGAGGGGCTTACCCGAGAAAGCCATATCAGCCATGACGTAACGCTTTCTACTCTTCACCGACGACATCCGCTCAAACAGGAACTCGCCTCCCATGAAGCCCATGGAGGCAAGGAACCCGAAGACGCCAACCATGTTGCCGAACTTACAGGCCATTCCGTCTCCACTAAACAGGCAGTATTCTTTGCCGTCCTTCTCCGTCCAGCCCTCGGAGGATATGCAGCCGAAGACGACGACTGAAAAGAGCTATCGAATGGGAGAAATTCCTTAAGTGAGGGAGCGTACTTTGCATATTAAAAATTCCGAATACAACACTTAAGCTGTGTTAATgggcaattaaaaattcaattcacTCAAAACTATTCGCAAGCCATAGGGTCTTTAGCGAAATGTATCTCTGGTAAGTTGAGATTTGATCAGTTTTCTTGATTTTGGCTAAGGAAACCGGCTACCAATAGTCTCCTAAGACTTGTCTTAATTCTTGTAATTTATAGGATTATCAAAGTAATTGTATTGCCAATAAAAAAGTTACACCTCCTTACCAGCGTAAATACTTAGTTTATGTATTTTTCTCAACTCCCACTCTCGGCTATCGATTTTCCTGAGCAGGTGCAACAAGCAACAAGAAGTTCAAGTACACAGACAACGAGGCAGACACGTACTTATGTTTGTGACCCAATTCGCGGAATGAAGGCCAAGTTTAGTTTGTTTGGCCAGGAATGCCGGAGGGCGGGAGGAGGCATTGGAGGATTGCAATCGCAAGGACCAAGTGTCCTTGGTCAGCAGAGTGGgcaaatattacgtatacacAAATGGAAAGCAAACTAACCCCTACCCGCCACTCTGTTATCGCATATTTCCCTGTTCACTGGCTGACGCACATCAAATCGCTGGTACAATAAAGTCCTCTAAGTTCCAAGTCCTGAGCCAGTGGTCAATTGCCGCTTGGGTCCTTTA
It contains:
- the Syngr gene encoding synaptogyrin, producing MDMLNQILSINNGGAYGGGKAGGAFDPVTFAMKPQVVIRALCWLFSVVVFGCISSEGWTEKDGKEYCLFSGDGMACKFGNMVGVFGFLASMGFMGGEFLFERMSSVKSRKRYVMADMAFSAFWTFMYFVAFLYLWSQWSSSPPPPLGIGAGSMKTAIWFCLFSIVTWALCALMAYKRFLIGAGDEFTSAFETDPANVVHQQAYGYSMDNDNDQYSASPFGQPQQGGMEQQQQSGMEYQQPTY